A window of the Oryzias melastigma strain HK-1 linkage group LG11, ASM292280v2, whole genome shotgun sequence genome harbors these coding sequences:
- the chtopa gene encoding chromatin target of PRMT1a, which translates to MSAASSQKVVLKSTTKVSLNERFTNMLKNKQPAVVSIRATMQQQHLASARNRRLAQQMENRPSVQAALNHKQSLKQRLGKSSIQARLGRPMGTMMRGGPGGRGGIRGMSRGGMRGGGGGRGGLMGGPLFSLRGKRGSVGGPMRGRGSVGRLAMRRGGRHRGGGAGRGVRGGITRGRGGLRGRGGFPGRGGRGRGRGRGVGRPVVTREQLDNQLDAYMSKTKGHLDAELDAYMAQADPDSME; encoded by the exons CTTCACTAACATGCTGAAGAACAAGCAGCCTGCTGTGGTAAGCATTCGAGCCACCATGCAACAGCAGCATTTGGCTAGCGCCCGCAACCGTCGGCTGGCCCAGCAGATGGAGAACCGGCCCTCGGTGCAAGCTGCACTGAACCACAAGCAG AGCCTGAAGCAGCGCCTGGGGAAGAGCAGCATTCAGGCCAGACTGGGCCGACCCATGGGCACCATGATGCGCGGAGGACCGGGAGGCAGAGGTGGGATTCGGGGGATGAGCAGAGGAGgcatgagaggaggaggaggaggacgaggaggattGATGGGAGGACCCCTGTTTTCCCTCAGAG GGAAGCGGGGTTCTGTAGGAGGACCCATGCGAGGCCGTGGCTCCGTCGGCCGATTAGCCATGCGCAGGGGAGGCCGGCATCGTGGAGGAGGTGCTGGAAGAGGAGTCCGAGGAGGCATCACCAGAG GACGCGGCGGATTGAGAGGACGGGGCGGGTTTCCAGGACGAGGTGGACGAGGCCGTGGGCGGGGCAGAGGAGTAGGCAGGCCGGTTGTCACTCGTGAACAATTGGACAACCAGCTGGACGCCTACATGTCAAAGACCAAAGGCCACCTGGACGCTGAGCTGGATGCCTACATGGCTCAGGCGGACCCCGACAGCATGGAGTAA
- the txnipa gene encoding thioredoxin interacting protein a — protein MVAMTKRLKTFQIVLSDPSKTFYCGGEKVCGRVEVEVNEMTRVSAVKVVALGCAKVEYAKGKQRCRQEAEYLRHEEVLSLHDQPTDADGSVVLRPGNKYQYTFGFDLPDQGQLVSSYKGKFGYVQYCVKAKLERPQQPTLECKKCFEVEEPLDINTPDLLSPTGGSKEKKVTCMFIPDGQVSLNAKIDRRGFCEGEDICINAKFENTCSRIVVPKAAIIAKHTYQANGRTKVFRQKLSSVRGNHIISGMCDAWQGKTIRVPKIKPSMLGCNIIRVEYALMIYIHIPGSEKLILELPLVIGTAGLGSRSNSVSSQEGSVSNASQSWVSLQMPSNPPSYSNLTRDVRLDQPLTPLLCDCDDTDGDSPIFMRSSSFQFPTSPVFAETEEEYNGNVRMLPVC, from the exons ATGGTGGCCATGACGAAGCGACTGAAAACTTTTCAGATAGTCCTATCGGACCCGAGCAAGACTTTTTACTGCGGCGGGGAGAAGGTGTGCGGCCGCGTGGAGGTGGAAGTGAACGAGATGACGCGGGTGTCCGCGGTGAAAGTCGTGGCTCTGGGCTGTGCTAAGGTGGAGTACGCCAAGGGGAAGCAGCGGTGCCGACAGGAGGCCGAGTACCTGAGGCACGAGGAGGTCCTGAGCCTGCACGACCAGCCAACTG ATGCTGATGGCTCTGTCGTGCTGAGGCCCGGAAATAAATACCAGTACACTTTTGGCTTCGACCTCCCCGACCAAGG GCAGCTGGTGTCCTCTTACAAGGGGAAGTTCGGCTACGTCCAGTACTGTGTGAAGGCCAAATTGGAGAGGCCGCAGCAGCCCACGCTGGAGTGCAAGAAATGCTTCGAGGTGGAGGAACCTCTAGATATCAACACCCCAGATCTACTT tctcccACAGGTGGCTCCAAGGAAAAGAAGGTCACCTGCATGTTCATTCCCGATGGCCAAGTGTCACTGAACGCTAAAATCGACCGGCGTGGTTTCTGCGAAGGCGAGGACATCTGCATCAACGCCAAGTTTGAGAACACCTGCTCACGCATCGTGGTTCCCAAAGCTGCCATCATTGCCAAACACACGTACCAGGCCAACGGCCGCACCAAAGTCTTCCGACAGAAGCTGTCATCGGTGCGGGGAAACCACATCATCTCTGGCATGTGTGACGCCTGGCAGGGGAAGACCATCAGGGTTCCAAAGATCAAGCCATCCATGCTGGGCTGCAACATCATCCGCGTGGAGTATGCGCTCATG atttaCATCCACATTCCTGGCAGTGAGAAACTGATCCTGGAGCTGCCGCTGGTCATCGGTACCGCCGGACTCGGCAGCCGCAGCAACAGTGTGAGCAGCCAGGAGGGCTCGGTTAGCAACGCCTCCCAGAGCTGGGTGTCCCTGCAGATGCCCTCCAATCCCCCCAGCTACTCCAACCTGACGCGGGACGTCCGGCTCGACCAGCCCCTCACGCCGCTGCTGTGTGACTGCGACGACACCGATGGCGACAGCCCCATCTTCATGAGGTCGTCCAGCTTCCAGTTCCCAACATCGCCTGTGTTTGCTGAG acAGAAGAAGAGTACAACGGAAACGTTCGCATGTTGCCAGTCTGCTGA
- the gatad2b gene encoding transcriptional repressor p66-beta has product MERMSEEALRLNLLKRGLESPSERDEALAKRLKMDGHEAMERLKMLALLKRKDLADLAALEVPVTLGDGNGSVASTIHHQSLMSAVYEEKLNGSLRFGGHSAHVGSSKTGKENILDEPVDMSAGRRCEADAERQTPSPDVIVLSDNEASSPRTTPRPDERAHHTNLDIFKGKTGEERQQMIKALREELRLEEARLVLLKKLRQSQMQKENVVQKVSVVQSSTSSVQPPPINSSTSLGKLPVRPGLHNPEPQNLRTAQGHTVIRSANTSLPSMLMSQRVIAPNPSHLQGQRVSSKLGMSRSGSGTMPSAVSYQQASQQVAASQHSGSSAMYMNLAHMQAAAAGGSVTGGLGGASAVSPSTLSAAAGAGVGSMADQASSQAAAKLALRKQLEKTLLEIPPPKPPAPLLHFLPSAANSEFIYMVGLEEVVQSVLDSQGKLRGALARMEPFFCAQCRTDFTPHWKQEKSGRILCEQCMTSNQKKALKAEHTNRLKNAFVKALQQEQEIEQRLQQQTALSPSTASAGSNVSKADTMIRQHALRQAPQPQASLQRGLSNSARGVLSNFAQASQLSVASSLMGMTGGKHCGSTGGSSRLLHDSRRQIYNIPGLNIAYLNPAAVGAHKTSSLADRQREYLLDMIPPRSISQSISGQK; this is encoded by the exons ATGGAGCGGATGTCTGAGGAGGCGCTTAGACTAAACCTGTTAAAGCGAGGACTAGAATCGCCCAGCGAGCGCGACGAGGCGCTGGCCAAGCGCTTGAAAATGGACGGTCATGAGGCCATGGAGCGCCTCAAGATGCTGGCACTGCTCAAACGCAAAGACTTGGCGGACCTGGCGGCCCTGGAGGTCCCGGTGACTCTGGGAGACGGGAACGGCTCTGTCGCCAGCACCATCCACCACCAGAGCCTGATGAGCGCCGTGTACGAGGAGAAGCTCAATGGCAGCCTGCGGTTCGGAGGCCACAGCGCTCATGTGGGATCCAGTAAAACCGGGAAGGAGAACATTCTGGACGAGCCGGTGGACATGAGTGCCGGGAGGAGATG CGAGGCGGATGCAGAAAGACAAACTCCATCTCCAGACGTCATCGTCCTCTCCGACAACGAAGCGTCCAGTCCTAGAACCACACCGAGGCCCGATGAGCGTGCACACCACACCAACCTGGACATTTTCAAG GGGAAGACGGGAGAGGAGAGGCAGCAGATGATCAAAGCTCTGAGGGAGGAGCTGCGTCTGGAGGAGGCCCGCCTCGTGCTCCTCAAGAAGCTCAGGCAGAGCCAGATGCAAAAGGAGAATGTGGTGCAGAAG GTGTCAGTGGTACAGAGCTCCACCTCATCAGTCCAGCCTCCTCCTATCAACAGCTCCACCAGTTTGGGGAAACTGCCTGTAAGGCCAGGCCTCCACAACCCCGAGCCCCAGAACCTCCGTACTGCACAG ggtCATACAGTCATCCGGTCAGCAAATACCAGCCTGCCTTCCATGCTGATGTCCCAGCGAGTGATCGCCCCCAACCCCTCTCACCTGCAGGGACAAAGAGTTTCCTCCAAACTAGGCATGTCCCGTTCTGGTTCCGGCACCATGCCCAGCGCCGTCAGTTACCAGCAG GCcagccagcaggtggcagcCTCGCAGCACTCTGGCTCCAGTGCCATGTACATGAACCTGGCCCACATGCAGGCGGCAGCAGCAGGGGGCAGCGTGACGGGAGGCCTGGGCGGAGCTTCTGCCGTCAGCCCGTCCACCCTGTCCGCCGCCGCTGGCGCGGGGGTGGGCTCCATGGCCGACCAGGCCAGCAGCCAGGCAGCAGCCAAGCTGGCCCTCAGGAAGCAGCTGGAGAAGACCTTGCTGGAGATCCCTCCCCCCAAACCTCCGGCGCCGCTCCTCCACTTCCTGCCCTCTGCTGCCAACAGCGAGTTCATCTACATGGTGGGCCTGGAGGAGGTGGTGCAGAGCGTGCTGGACAGTCAGG GTAAACTCCGAGGCGCGCTGGCTCGTATGGAGCCCTTCTTCTGCGCCCAATGCCGAACTGACTTCACTCCCCACTGGAAGCAAGAGAAGAGCGGGCGAATCCTCTGCGAGCAGTGCATGACATCCAACCAGAAGAAGGCTTTGAAGGCAGAGCACACCAACCGGCTGAAGAACGCCTTTGTGAAGGCCCTGCAGCAGGAGCAG GAAATCGAACAGAGACTTCAGCAGCAAACGGCCCTTTCTCCGAGCACCGCGTCCGCTGGTTCTAACGTCTCTAAGGCGGACACCATGATCCGACAGCACGCCCTCCGACAG GCTCCTCAGCCTCAAGCCTCCCTCCAGCGAGGTCTGTCAAACTCTGCAAGAGGCGTCCTGTCCAACTTCGCCCAGGCCTCCCAGCTGTCAGTGGCCAGCAGCCTCATGGGAATGACTGGTGGCAAGCACTGTGGCAGCACCGGCGGCAGCAGCAGACTGTTGCACGACAGCCGCCGCCAGATCTACAACATCCCAG GGTTAAATATTGCCTACCTGAATCCTGCCGCCGTGGGAGCCCATAAGACATCCAGCTTAGCAGACCGACAGAGGGAGTACCTGTTGGACATGATCCCGCCTCGGTCCATATCGCAGTCCATCAGCGGACAGAAATGA